The following proteins come from a genomic window of Gynuella sunshinyii YC6258:
- a CDS encoding ABC transporter substrate-binding protein: protein MNVIKQAARVALLSLGLSGGVSYAADAICYNCPPEWANWGGQLQLIKQDLGITIPMDNKNSGQSLSQLLAEKDSPVADVVYYGVSFGIKAAEKDVVAPYKPKNWDQIPSGLKDPQGRWFAIHSGTIGFFVNKDALDGRPVPQSWADLLKPEYKGMIGYLDPTSAFVGYASAVAVNQALGGSTDDFSPAINYFKELSKNRPIVPKQTAYARVISGEIPILLDYDFNAYRAKYKDGANVEFVIPKEGSLVVPYVMSAVKNSPHPDNGHKVLDFVLSDKGQRLWAEAYLRPVITSAMTADIQKKFLPASEYARAATVDFGKMAEVQNGFAERYMTEVR, encoded by the coding sequence ATGAATGTCATTAAACAAGCGGCCAGAGTGGCTTTGCTGTCATTAGGTTTAAGCGGCGGTGTTTCTTACGCAGCGGATGCGATTTGCTACAACTGTCCACCAGAATGGGCCAACTGGGGAGGTCAGTTGCAACTGATCAAACAAGACCTGGGCATCACTATTCCGATGGACAACAAGAACTCCGGTCAGTCTCTGTCTCAGTTGCTGGCAGAAAAAGACAGCCCGGTGGCTGACGTGGTCTATTACGGTGTGTCGTTTGGTATTAAAGCGGCGGAAAAAGATGTCGTTGCGCCTTATAAGCCTAAAAACTGGGATCAGATTCCCAGCGGTTTGAAAGATCCTCAAGGTCGCTGGTTTGCGATTCATTCCGGCACAATTGGTTTCTTTGTTAACAAAGATGCGCTGGATGGTCGTCCGGTGCCACAATCCTGGGCGGATCTGTTAAAGCCCGAATACAAAGGCATGATCGGTTATCTTGATCCGACCAGTGCATTCGTGGGTTATGCCAGCGCGGTTGCTGTGAACCAGGCTCTGGGTGGCAGCACTGATGATTTTTCTCCAGCCATCAATTATTTCAAAGAACTTTCAAAGAATCGCCCTATCGTGCCAAAGCAAACCGCTTATGCGCGGGTGATCTCGGGTGAGATTCCCATTCTTCTGGACTATGACTTCAACGCCTACCGCGCCAAATACAAAGACGGTGCAAATGTTGAGTTTGTGATTCCCAAAGAAGGTTCGCTGGTGGTGCCTTACGTGATGAGTGCCGTGAAGAATTCGCCGCACCCTGACAACGGCCATAAGGTACTGGATTTTGTGTTGTCCGATAAAGGTCAGCGCTTGTGGGCTGAAGCGTATTTGCGTCCGGTCATCACTTCGGCGATGACGGCTGACATTCAGAAGAAGTTTTTGCCGGCTTCCGAGTACGCGCGTGCGGCAACGGTGGATTTTGGGAAAATGGCAGAAGTGCAAAACGGATTTGCCGAGCGTTATATGACCGAAGTTCGCTAA
- a CDS encoding ABC transporter permease, giving the protein MTHKRPYVFLMIPALIICVAFFVLPMMMLLWLSITDQHAISYWYILTKPVYLESLWSTLWLSVTVTLASLIIATVVGLFLTRHEFPGKAVLVAMLGFPLVFPGVVIGFFVIMLAGRQGLFAELGLALVGERWTFAYSISGLFVGYLYFSIPRVVLTVMGAAEKLDLNLIEAGRSLGANRWQMLRDITLPALMPGLISSGSICFATSMGAFGTAFTLATDLNVLPMTIYSEFTLNANFAMAAALSLLLGFMTWLCLAVARRQGGASLAMGA; this is encoded by the coding sequence ATGACGCATAAACGTCCGTATGTTTTTTTGATGATTCCCGCGTTAATCATTTGTGTGGCGTTCTTTGTTTTGCCGATGATGATGCTGTTGTGGTTATCCATCACTGATCAGCATGCTATCAGTTATTGGTACATTCTCACCAAGCCGGTTTACCTGGAAAGTTTGTGGTCAACGCTGTGGTTATCCGTCACGGTGACACTGGCAAGCCTGATCATCGCCACGGTGGTGGGGTTGTTTTTGACCCGCCATGAGTTTCCGGGAAAAGCGGTGCTGGTGGCGATGCTGGGCTTTCCACTGGTGTTTCCCGGAGTGGTGATTGGTTTCTTTGTCATCATGCTCGCTGGCCGGCAGGGGTTGTTTGCTGAGCTGGGGCTGGCACTGGTGGGTGAACGCTGGACTTTTGCCTATTCCATTTCCGGTTTGTTTGTGGGCTATCTTTATTTTTCCATTCCCCGTGTGGTGTTAACGGTCATGGGCGCGGCCGAGAAACTGGATCTTAATCTGATTGAAGCCGGTCGCTCGTTAGGGGCCAATCGCTGGCAGATGTTGCGTGACATTACTTTACCGGCGCTGATGCCGGGTTTGATTTCATCCGGCTCGATTTGTTTTGCAACGTCCATGGGCGCATTCGGTACTGCGTTCACTCTGGCGACGGATCTGAATGTATTACCCATGACGATCTACAGTGAGTTTACTCTCAATGCCAACTTCGCCATGGCGGCGGCTTTAAGCCTGTTGTTGGGGTTTATGACGTGGTTATGTCTGGCCGTTGCCCGTCGTCAAGGCGGTGCGTCGTTGGCAATGGGGGCATGA
- a CDS encoding ABC transporter permease: MKKGVVFYLQLGFTLLVCAFLIVPVLMSITAGLTNNYFVGISSGLTLRWLIQVWDLYADTIWLTLLIALTTTLVNLCVGVPCAYYLARTRSRFSAWLDECLTLPIAVPGMAIALGLLSVYGGFSALRMSWYFILIGHVVFTLPFMVKSVLAVLQSINFRILEEGAASLGAGFWQRFFHVIVPNCKTGIISGVLMTLTLSAGEFNLTWMLHTPLTKTLPVGLADSYASMRLEVSSAYTLIFLAMILPLLVAAQWFNRKPRTALKHVVEEVGGPIDPARVCRFRSALVQALNDSSSKGR, from the coding sequence ATGAAAAAAGGAGTCGTGTTTTACCTGCAGCTGGGTTTTACCTTGCTGGTGTGTGCGTTTCTGATTGTACCGGTGCTGATGTCGATAACGGCCGGCCTGACCAATAATTACTTCGTTGGTATTTCCAGTGGCCTTACGTTGCGTTGGTTGATCCAGGTATGGGATCTGTATGCCGACACCATCTGGCTGACGTTATTGATTGCCCTGACAACCACTCTGGTGAATCTCTGTGTGGGGGTGCCGTGTGCCTACTACCTGGCACGAACACGCAGCCGCTTCTCAGCCTGGCTGGATGAGTGCCTCACCTTGCCGATAGCCGTTCCGGGAATGGCCATTGCGTTGGGTCTGTTGTCGGTGTATGGCGGATTCAGTGCGCTGCGCATGAGCTGGTATTTCATCCTGATCGGGCATGTGGTGTTTACTTTGCCGTTTATGGTGAAGTCGGTTCTGGCGGTGCTGCAGAGTATTAATTTCCGTATTCTGGAAGAGGGTGCCGCCAGCCTTGGAGCCGGTTTTTGGCAGCGGTTTTTTCACGTCATTGTGCCGAACTGCAAGACCGGCATTATCAGTGGCGTGTTGATGACGCTGACCTTATCTGCCGGCGAATTCAATCTGACCTGGATGCTGCATACGCCGCTGACCAAGACGCTACCGGTTGGACTGGCAGATTCATACGCCTCCATGCGCCTGGAGGTGAGTTCCGCTTATACCCTGATTTTCCTCGCTATGATTTTGCCGCTGTTGGTGGCGGCGCAATGGTTTAACCGTAAACCCAGGACAGCTCTGAAGCATGTCGTTGAGGAGGTCGGGGGTCCAATCGATCCGGCGCGGGTATGCCGGTTCCGGAGCGCTCTTGTGCAAGCCCTGAATGACAGTTCATCCAAGGGGCGATAG
- a CDS encoding ABC transporter ATP-binding protein, translated as MNNAQASVAITLKHVQKTFADGTVALKPQNLHIEKGEILVLLGPSGCGKTTTLRLIAGLEFCDPGGQILFGDRDVTNIAIEQRRVGMVFQSYALFPNMNVSENIGYGLRVRGESKALRAQKIEEMLALFDLQPYAHRHIDQLSGGQRQRVALARAIVTEPEVLLLDEPLSALDAFLKKRLRTDINALLKRLGITAVYVTHDQEEAMAMGDRIAVLDHGEIVQIGSAQDIYHAPNSAFVANFIGHMNHFSGRLNGRHLHFDQQSMPLPESLWPAVREGVLSDGAPVQCMARPEDIRIIDGAEATLQGRVTQSVFLGDRTRLLVEVAGVADCIYVDCFERRVYQQGETVGLAIPPSRLVMLPMLSDRSASC; from the coding sequence ATGAACAACGCTCAGGCCAGTGTGGCCATTACTTTGAAACACGTGCAGAAAACTTTTGCAGATGGCACGGTTGCCTTAAAACCACAGAATCTGCATATCGAAAAAGGCGAAATTCTGGTATTGCTCGGCCCGTCCGGTTGCGGCAAAACAACGACCTTGCGTTTGATTGCGGGATTGGAGTTTTGTGATCCGGGTGGGCAGATTCTATTTGGTGATCGCGATGTCACCAACATTGCCATTGAGCAACGTCGGGTGGGCATGGTTTTTCAGTCTTATGCGCTGTTTCCCAATATGAACGTCAGTGAAAACATCGGCTATGGTTTGCGTGTTCGTGGTGAGAGCAAGGCCCTCCGGGCACAAAAGATTGAAGAAATGCTGGCTTTGTTTGATCTGCAACCCTATGCCCATCGGCATATTGATCAGCTTTCCGGTGGGCAGCGCCAGCGTGTCGCCCTGGCACGCGCCATCGTTACCGAGCCGGAAGTGTTATTGCTCGATGAACCTTTATCGGCGCTGGACGCGTTCCTGAAAAAACGTTTGCGCACGGACATCAATGCGCTGTTGAAGCGCTTGGGGATTACTGCGGTTTATGTGACCCACGATCAGGAAGAAGCCATGGCGATGGGAGATCGGATTGCGGTGCTGGACCACGGTGAAATCGTTCAGATTGGCTCAGCGCAAGACATCTATCATGCGCCCAACAGCGCGTTTGTAGCGAACTTCATCGGCCACATGAATCATTTCTCAGGACGACTGAACGGCCGGCATCTGCACTTTGATCAGCAGTCGATGCCATTGCCGGAATCCTTATGGCCGGCGGTGCGGGAAGGCGTATTAAGTGATGGTGCGCCGGTTCAGTGTATGGCCCGTCCGGAAGATATTCGGATCATCGATGGCGCAGAAGCGACGCTGCAGGGACGTGTGACGCAAAGCGTCTTTCTGGGGGATCGGACACGCCTTTTGGTAGAGGTGGCCGGAGTAGCCGATTGCATCTATGTGGACTGTTTTGAGCGTCGTGTTTATCAACAGGGAGAAACCGTGGGACTGGCGATTCCTCCTTCACGCTTGGTGATGTTGCCGATGCTGTCAGACAGGAGTGCATCATGTTAA
- a CDS encoding phosphodiesterase, with amino-acid sequence MLIAQLTDLHIKKGGKIAYQKVDTLQCLRAAVAHINALQPQPDWVVVTGDLGDFGRPDEYAVLVPELKQLNMPVKVIPGNHDHRAALREAFAGFVTFDHDDYCHFVQSAGGYRLIGLDSSVPGKPHGHVTAASLLWLADRLVESPDCPTLLFLHHPPLAVGLGHMDVQKLLNDDDLWQVVRHHPQVKGLVVGHLHRPVYGTWHGLPVWVGPSHSHAVTLDLRADAPSSFSLEAPAIQLFKLTPDSIVSHISYIRKAGEIQGPYPFFDEHNKLID; translated from the coding sequence ATGTTAATCGCACAGCTGACGGATCTTCACATCAAGAAAGGCGGCAAAATAGCGTATCAAAAAGTCGATACTCTTCAATGTTTAAGAGCGGCTGTGGCGCACATTAATGCCTTGCAGCCCCAGCCGGACTGGGTGGTTGTGACGGGAGATCTGGGTGACTTCGGCCGGCCGGATGAATATGCAGTGTTGGTGCCCGAGTTAAAACAACTGAATATGCCGGTGAAGGTTATTCCAGGGAATCATGATCACCGTGCTGCATTGCGCGAGGCGTTCGCAGGTTTTGTGACTTTTGACCATGATGACTATTGCCATTTTGTACAATCCGCGGGTGGTTACCGGTTGATCGGGTTGGATTCATCCGTGCCCGGAAAACCCCATGGGCATGTAACAGCGGCTTCGTTGCTATGGTTGGCGGATCGTCTGGTGGAGTCACCTGATTGCCCGACATTGCTGTTTTTACATCATCCTCCGTTGGCAGTGGGGTTAGGGCATATGGATGTGCAAAAACTGCTCAATGATGATGATCTTTGGCAGGTGGTACGTCATCATCCGCAGGTGAAAGGGCTTGTGGTCGGGCATCTGCATCGACCGGTCTATGGTACCTGGCATGGTCTGCCGGTCTGGGTCGGCCCGTCCCACAGCCATGCGGTCACTCTGGATCTACGTGCTGATGCGCCTTCCAGTTTTTCATTGGAAGCCCCCGCGATTCAGCTGTTCAAACTGACTCCGGACAGTATTGTTAGTCACATAAGTTATATTCGTAAGGCAGGAGAAATTCAGGGGCCCTACCCTTTCTTTGATGAGCATAACAAGCTTATTGATTAG